TGTCTCCAACCTCACCGGAGGCATCCTCGCCTGGGCCGAAAAGATCGACCGCACCATGCCAAAGTACTAAGCCTCCACAGTAATGAGAAAAGCCCGAGCGTGCCTCGGGCTTTTCTTTTTCATCGAAGGGCATCAGGAGTCGCAATCCGTACGGCCTGGCGTTTTCGCACCCTGTCAAGCCCCCAAACCACTCAACTCCTTCAGAACAAAACCAGTTCCACGTGGCAGAGTAGTTCCACGAAACTGCTAGAATAGAAATAAGTGAGAAAAAGCCCCGGACTGACTTCGGGGCTTTTCCATTTCTGTGCCAATAACTCATTTGTTGTGAATATCTTGCCCGTAACCCGCGTAAATAGAATACCTTGCAGTGGAAGTCCGAGCCTAAAGCATTATTTTTGAAGACACTGCACAAATATGTGGGGAGGGGGACCCCTCAGGCAGGCTGCTGATAAAGCCCGAGGATGTTCCCGGCTGGGTCGCGAAACCGGGCCGTGATCTCCGGAGCGTCGGCTCCAATCGGCTGCACGATTTCGCCGCCGTTGGCCAGGACGGACTCCACGGTCGCGGCGACGCTGTCGACCATTACATAGATCAGCAGACCTACCGACGTCATCGGCGGCCTGCCGGTCACAAACGCGCCGCTCACCTCGCCGACGCCATCGTCGAACGCGATCGATCCGTCGCCGCGCTGCCGGATCCTCCAGCCGAAGACGCGGCTGTAAAACTCGGCCGAGCGGGAGATATCGGTCGAGGGAACCTCGACGTAGCAGATTTTGCCATTGGCGATCCTAGGTCGCATTGCAACCTCCAGGCGAGGGAATCAGCAGCGCTCGCGGCCATTGTAAGCCAGCCTTACTCCGGCTTGTCCTCAGGTACCAGGATCTGCAGGCACAGCGGCCGCTCAAGCATACAGTCGAGCCTGGCGATCGAGTTCATTGCCTTCTCAATCGTCGAGGTCAGGCACGGCTCGGTCGTCACGACAAACGGCAGCTTGTGCTTCGGATAGCCCGGCCGCTGCAGCAGGGAATCGATGTTCGCGCCAACCTTGGCCAGCGCGCCCGCAATCGCCGAGACGATGCCCGGCTTGTCATCCACCACAAACCGCAGGTAGTGCGGAGCCAGGAACTCACCCGTCACTGCGCGCTTCCTCGCCGGCAGACGCACTGCCGTCGAGTTGTGCACCACGGCCAGCAGGTCCGAGACAACAGCCACTGCCGTAGGCTCGCCGCCCGCGCCGTGGCCTGAAAAGACAACGTCGCCGCCGAAGTCGCCGCTCGTGACGACCATATTGTGCGTCCCGTGCGACCAGGCCATCGGTGACGTCAGCGGAACCAGCATCGGAGCCACGCGCGCATGCACTACGCTGCCATCCACCTGCGCCCGCGAGACCTGCCGGATCGTGCAATTAAGCTCCTTGGCGTAGGCAAAATCGATCGCCTCGACAGCGGAGATGCTCTGCGTCGCCACCGCATCCGGATCGAGTTCCGAGCGCAGCGCGATCCGCGAAAGGATGCACAGCTTCGCCCGCGCGTCGTAGCCATCGACGTCCGCCGAGGGATCAGCCTCGGCATAACCAAGATGCTGCGCGTCGGCCAGCACCGTCGCGTAGTCGGCGCCCGACTCCATGCGGCTTAGG
This DNA window, taken from Edaphobacter bradus, encodes the following:
- a CDS encoding VOC family protein; this encodes MRPRIANGKICYVEVPSTDISRSAEFYSRVFGWRIRQRGDGSIAFDDGVGEVSGAFVTGRPPMTSVGLLIYVMVDSVAATVESVLANGGEIVQPIGADAPEITARFRDPAGNILGLYQQPA
- a CDS encoding homoserine dehydrogenase; amino-acid sequence: MATKAKKQAARIAKKAAKKSADRGVKVALLGFGTVGSSVAKVLATAKFSGIELTHIFNRNVARKRDTAAAKAVPASVVWTENIDDVLKSNVDVVVELMGGLNPAEGWIRKALSSGKSVVTANKQLIAYRGASLERLAAQHGVHLVYGAAVAGGVPVIPGMQQGLGGDKLTRLSGIVNGTCNYILSRMESGADYATVLADAQHLGYAEADPSADVDGYDARAKLCILSRIALRSELDPDAVATQSISAVEAIDFAYAKELNCTIRQVSRAQVDGSVVHARVAPMLVPLTSPMAWSHGTHNMVVTSGDFGGDVVFSGHGAGGEPTAVAVVSDLLAVVHNSTAVRLPARKRAVTGEFLAPHYLRFVVDDKPGIVSAIAGALAKVGANIDSLLQRPGYPKHKLPFVVTTEPCLTSTIEKAMNSIARLDCMLERPLCLQILVPEDKPE